A stretch of Streptomyces vietnamensis DNA encodes these proteins:
- a CDS encoding class II aldolase/adducin family protein has product MSTVPSALAAAVGPLPAGAIVPLPPAFESVEEERRYRKEQLAAGFRIFGRFGFSEGVAGHITVRDPGDPNAFWVNPFGMSFTQIKASDLILVDHEGNVLEGRRPVNRAAFVIHSRVHAARPDAVAAAHSHSLHGKAFSSLGIPLDPITQDACAFFEDHGIYDDYRGVVNETEEGERVAKALGDFKAVILKNHGLLTVGHSVAEAVWWFVTMERSCQAQLLAMAAGTPQLIDRETALLTRGQIGGHLAGWFQARPLWDQITASDPDLFD; this is encoded by the coding sequence ATGAGCACCGTGCCGTCCGCTCTCGCCGCCGCCGTCGGGCCGCTGCCCGCCGGGGCGATCGTGCCGCTGCCGCCGGCCTTCGAGTCCGTCGAGGAGGAGCGCCGCTATCGCAAGGAGCAGCTCGCGGCCGGGTTCCGGATCTTCGGGAGGTTCGGCTTCTCCGAGGGGGTCGCCGGGCACATCACGGTCCGCGACCCCGGCGACCCGAACGCCTTCTGGGTCAACCCCTTCGGCATGAGCTTCACCCAGATCAAGGCCTCGGACCTGATCCTGGTGGACCACGAGGGGAACGTCCTCGAAGGGCGGCGGCCCGTGAACCGGGCCGCGTTCGTCATCCACTCGCGGGTCCACGCGGCCCGCCCCGACGCGGTCGCCGCCGCGCACTCGCACTCCCTGCACGGCAAGGCCTTCTCCAGCCTCGGCATCCCGCTCGATCCGATCACCCAGGACGCCTGCGCGTTCTTCGAGGACCACGGGATCTACGACGACTACCGGGGCGTGGTGAACGAGACCGAGGAGGGCGAGCGGGTCGCCAAGGCCCTCGGCGACTTCAAGGCGGTCATCCTCAAGAACCACGGGCTGCTCACGGTCGGCCACTCCGTCGCCGAGGCCGTGTGGTGGTTCGTCACCATGGAGCGCTCCTGCCAGGCGCAGCTCCTGGCGATGGCGGCGGGCACCCCGCAGCTCATCGACCGCGAGACGGCCCTGCTCACCCGGGGGCAGATCGGCGGGCACCTGGCCGGCTGGTTCCAGGCGCGCCCGCTGTGGGACCAGATCACCGCGTCCGATCCCGACCTCTTCGACTGA
- a CDS encoding TetR/AcrR family transcriptional regulator: MPKGVTRRRPRTRAALLKAALETFAEHGFHATTIEQVCERAGYTRGAYYSNFASKEELFLALFDEHSERTVRRLAEAIDALTPEEYTLTRLAELAARVEPDERDWYLVTTEFTLHAIRDPQAAWVLARHDERLRAEIARGLTLVLRRARRELTVEADRFARLLIALREGGLAQSYVEPAELPPGTLERQFLAPLLEATTREIPDQGLSGGSGPDRP, from the coding sequence GTGCCGAAAGGTGTCACCAGGCGGCGGCCCCGCACCCGCGCGGCGCTCCTGAAGGCGGCCCTGGAGACCTTCGCCGAGCACGGCTTCCACGCGACGACCATCGAGCAGGTCTGCGAGCGCGCCGGCTACACGCGGGGCGCGTACTACTCGAACTTCGCGAGCAAGGAGGAGCTCTTCCTCGCCCTCTTCGACGAGCACAGCGAGCGGACCGTGCGGCGCCTCGCCGAGGCCATCGACGCGCTGACCCCCGAGGAGTACACCCTGACCCGGCTCGCGGAGCTCGCCGCCCGCGTCGAGCCCGACGAGCGGGACTGGTACCTCGTCACCACCGAGTTCACCCTGCACGCGATCCGCGACCCGCAGGCCGCCTGGGTGCTCGCGCGCCACGACGAGCGGCTGCGGGCCGAGATCGCCCGCGGCCTCACCCTCGTCCTGCGCCGGGCCAGACGCGAACTGACCGTGGAGGCCGACCGGTTCGCCCGCCTCCTCATCGCTCTGCGCGAGGGCGGTCTCGCGCAGAGCTACGTGGAGCCGGCCGAGCTGCCGCCCGGCACCCTGGAACGGCAGTTCCTCGCCCCGCTCCTGGAGGCGACGACGCGCGAGATCCCCGACCAGGGCCTGTCCGGCGGATCAGGGCCGGACAGGCCCTAG